The genomic interval GTCGGCATCGGCCTAGCCACTTCCCTCACCGTGAACGCCTCCATCACCGACGCCCCCTTCGGCGAAGTCGACGGCCAGCCCGTCCGCCTCTACACCCTGACCAACGCCAACGGCGTCCAGGCCAAAATCACCAACTACGGCGGCATCGTCACCGCCTTCATCGCCCCCGACAAGGATGGCAAGATGGGCGATGTCTGCCTCGGCTTCGACACCATCGACCGCTACGTGAAGGACAGCCCCTACTTCGGCTGCATCACCGGCCGCTACGCCAACCGCATCGCGGGCGGAAAGTTCACCCTCGATGGGAAGGAATACACCCTCGCCCAGAACAACGGCAAAAACGCCCTCCA from Candidatus Hydrogenedentota bacterium carries:
- a CDS encoding galactose mutarotase, with protein sequence MGLATSLTVNASITDAPFGEVDGQPVRLYTLTNANGVQAKITNYGGIVTAFIAPDKDGKMGDVCLGFDTIDRYVKDSPYFGCITGRYANRIAGGKFTLDGKEYTLAQNNGKNALHGGLKGFDKKIWAATPSESADGPALKLTYTSPDGEEGYPGNLSCTVTYTLTADNGLRIDYLATTDKPTVLNLTNHAYFNL